One Gossypium hirsutum isolate 1008001.06 chromosome A11, Gossypium_hirsutum_v2.1, whole genome shotgun sequence genomic window carries:
- the LOC107923904 gene encoding serine/threonine-protein phosphatase 2A 65 kDa regulatory subunit A beta isoform, whose amino-acid sequence MSMIEEPLYPIAVLIDELKNEDIQLRLNSIRRLSTIARALGEERTRKELIPFLSENNDDDDEVLLAMAEELGVFIPYVGGVEYANVLLPPLETLCTVEETCVRDKAVESLCRIGAQMREQDLVEYFIPLVKRLAAGEWFTARVSSCGLFHIAYPSAPEALKTELRAIYSQLCQDDMPMVRRSAATNLGKFAATVEAPHLKVDIMSMFDDLTQDDQDSVRLLAVEGCAALGKLLEPQDCVAHILPVIVNFSQDKSWRVRYMVANQLYELCEAVGPEPTRSELVPAYVRLLRDNEAEVRIAAAGKVTKFCRILNPELAIQHILPCVKELSTDSSQHVRSALASVIMGMAPVLGKDATIEQLLPIFLSLLKDEFPDVRLNIISKLDQVNQVIGIDLLSQSLLPAIVELAEDRHWRVRLAIIEYIPLLASQLGVGFFDDKLGALCMQWLKDKVYSIRDAAANNVKRLAEEFGPDWAMQHIVPQVLDMINNPHYLYRMTILHAISLLAPVMGSDITCSKLLPVVINASKDRVPNIKFNVAKVLQSLIPIVDQSVVEKTIRPCLVELSEDPDVDVRFFATQALESCNQVMMS is encoded by the exons ATGTCAATGATTGAAGAGCCTTTGTATCCCATTGCGGTGTTGATTGATGAGCTCAAGAATGAAGATATCCAGCTTCGTTTGAACTCGATTCGTAGACTTTCTACGATTGCACGTGCACTTGGGGAAGAAAGGACTCGGAAGGAATTGATTCCGTTTCTGAGTGAGAATAATGATGACGACGATGAAGTTCTACTTGCTATGGCAGAAGAATTGGGGGTTTTTATTCCTTATGTTGGAGGTGTGGAATATGCTAATGTATTGTTACCTCCATTGGAGACTCTTTGCACTGTTGAGGAAACTTGTGTGAGGGATAAGGCTGTGGAGTCATTGTGTAGAATTGGTGCGCAGATGAGGGAGCAGGACTTGGTTGAGTATTTTATTCCACTAGTGAAG AGATTGGCTGCTGGTGAGTGGTTTACAGCTCGAGTTTCCTCATGTGGATTGTTTCATATTGCATACCCTAGTGCCCCGGAGGCACTAAAAACTGAATTAAGAGCGATATACAGTCAGCTTTGCCAAGATGACATGCCAATGGTTAGGAGATCTGCTGCGACCAATCTTGGAAAATTTGCTGCTACTGTAGAAGCACCTCATTTGAAGGTGGACATCATGTCTATGTTTGATGATTTGACACAGGATG ATCAAGATTCTGTTCGCCTATTGGCTGTTGAGGGTTGTGCAGCACTTGGAAAGTTGTTGGAACCCCAAGATTGTGTAGCACATATTCTCCCTGTTATAGTTAATTTCTCACAG GATAAGTCTTGGCGTGTTCGTTACATGGTCGCAAATCAATTATACGAGCTGTGTGAAGCTGTCGGACCTGAGCCTACTAG GTCGGAACTAGTACCTGCTTATGTTCGCCTACTTCGTGATAATGAAGCTGAAGTGCGGATAGCTGCTGCTGGAAAAGTAACTAAGTTTTGCCGAATTCTGAATCCAGAATTAGCTATTCAGCACATTCTTCCTTGTGTCAAG GAACTATCAACAGATTCATCCCAGCATGTTCGATCTGCTTTGGCCTCAGTTATAATGGGAATGGCACCTGTTTTAGGGAAG GATGCGACCATAGAGCAATTGCTTCCAATATTTCTTTCTCTTCTGAAAGATGAATTTCCAGATGTCCGACTGAACATCATTAGCAAGCTTGATCAAGTCAACCAG GTGATTGGAATTGATCTGCTGTCCCAGTCCCTATTACCAGCAATTGTGGAGCTTGCAGAGGATAGACACTGGAGGGTTCGGCTTGCGATAATAGAATACATCCCTTTATTGGCAAGTCAGTTGGGTGTTGGCTTTTTCGATGACAAACTTGGTGCACTCTGCATGCAATGGTTGAAAGATAAG GTTTATTCCATTCGTGATGCTGCTGCTAATAACGTGAAGCGCCTGGCTGAAGAATTTGGACCAGATTGGGCAATGCAGCATATAGTTCCACAG GTTTTAGACATGATTAACAATCCTCATTATCTGTATCGGATGACCATTCTACATGCAATTTCTCTACTTGCCCCCGTTATGGGCTCAGATATTACTTGCTCAAAACTTCTCCCTGTGGTTATCAATGCTTCAAAAGATAG GGTACCCAACATCAAGTTTAATGTGGCCAAGGTGCTGCAGTCACTTATTCCTATTGTTGATCAATCT GTGGTGGAGAAGACAATCCGTCCATGCTTAGTTGAATTGAGTGAGGATCCTGATGTGGATGTGAGGTTTTTCGCCACCCAAGCCCTAGAGTCATGCAATCAGGTCATGATGTCTTAG
- the LOC107924368 gene encoding uncharacterized protein — MVMGDNEGNKKRAREETEANSVPNTKLARVDLDDNKGPDSDSPEATRVEPDPDDGEDNLPETRRIPEELLNILDDSDPVSGPDPAIQGLDSVIRSFEEEILFPEQVALPETILDSGESRPELGFLFEASDDELGLPPSLPSVEVEQRFETAFDVDEGGGSGGVGFGEMMGSEFPIPIYEPFEFGIGVDSDTNNNIHSNNTGDFVALGGLFEPAADISELTWRPESLSAL, encoded by the coding sequence ATGGTTATGGGGGATAACGAAGGAAATAAAAAGAGAGCCCGGGAAGAGACAGAGGCTAACTCGGTGCCCAATACAAAACTCGCTCGAGTTGACTTGGACGATAATAAGGGTCCCGACTCCGACTCTCCCGAGGCTACTCGTGTAGAACCTGATCCTGATGATGGAGAAGATAATTTGCCGGAAACAAGGCGTATACCGGAGGAATTGCTGAACATCCTCGACGATTCAGATCCGGTTAGTGGACCAGATCCGGCGATTCAGGGACTCGATTCGGTCATCAGGAGTTTCGAAGAAGAGATCTTATTTCCGGAACAGGTGGCTTTACCGGAAACGATATTGGATTCCGGAGAGTCGAGGCCGGAGTTAGGGTTTCTATTTGAAGCTTCGGATGATGAACTGGGTTTGCCACCGAGTTTACCGTCGGTTGAGGTGGAGCAGAGATTTGAGACCGCCTTTGATGTGGATGAAGGTGGAGGGTCAGGCGGCGTTGGATTTGGGGAAATGATGGGGAGTGAGTTCCCGATTCCGATCTACGAACCGTTTGAATTCGGAATCGGCGTTGACTCAGATACCAATAACAATATCCATAGTAATAATACCGGTGATTTTGTGGCGTTAGGAGGGTTGTTTGAACCGGCGGCTGATATTTCGGAGCTGACGTGGCGGCCTGAATCACTTTCCGCCTTgtag